The following nucleotide sequence is from Gemmatimonadota bacterium.
GGACCGGCAAAGGCAAGGACGATGACCGAGGCCGAGTGGCGGGAAAGTTTCGAGCGCGAGGCGCTCCCGCACCTGGCCGGGCTGTATTACTTCGCGCTGAAGCTCTCGGCGGATGAGGGGATCGCGCAGGATCTGGTGCAAGAGACGTGTTTGCGCGCATACGGCGCGTGGGAGCGCTTTGCGCTGGGGACGAACTGCCGGGCGTGGCTGATGAGGATCCTGTATCGCGAGTTCCTGAAGCACCGGCAGCGAGAGCGGCGATGGATAACATACCAGGAGGATTACTTAGGCGAGCAGCCGGCCACGTGGGAGGCTGAGGTCGGGGCAGAGGTCTTCGGGA
It contains:
- a CDS encoding sigma-70 family RNA polymerase sigma factor, which encodes MTEAEWRESFEREALPHLAGLYYFALKLSADEGIAQDLVQETCLRAYGAWERFALGTNCRAWLMRILYREFLKHRQRERRWITYQEDYLGEQPATWEAEVGAEVFGKVLDKEVQAALDELPERFRAVVILSDLDELRYAEIAQVLGIPEGTVKSRLARGREHLRNRLIGYARARGLLGSVTQANGSAADAHA